The following DNA comes from Cucumis sativus cultivar 9930 chromosome 7, Cucumber_9930_V3, whole genome shotgun sequence.
TCAAGCATCAACGCAGCATAAGAGAGACGAACAACGTAAACACTACTCATTCTTCTccatctttctctctttttgtaaAACAAACATAGAATTTCAATCTCCACTCGCTAATTAAGCAACGTTTGAGCTATAGGTATAGTTCATGATTCCAAACTCACTCCTACAACACCATCCCTACTCATCAAACTAAACTTAACTTGATCACAATTAACAtaactttataattattgtacAAAACACTTATGGTATATTACCCTATCTGTTGCAACaagaattatttttagtttacatttttgttttactctccatcaaaataaatatatttcttcacAAAAATCAAGTGTACATATACAATATTcgatttttaaagaaaaaatctctAGACGTCACGATgaacaaaataacattttatatgGAATCACTTCCATTTGGAGgcccaaatgaaaaatggtcaAGTTTTTAAgagtaaatgaaaatgatcTCCTACTTGCATCAACACATTGTGAATTTACTAATTTGTTCCTGAAAACCATTGACACGCTTCAATGCATGCACGATATTTGATGATCTATGCTTTTGTGctatattatatgatatatattaaatactAGATATTAACTACTCAGACGCTCAATACTTACTGttctatgttttatttatatttgccactcggaaagaaaaatagaactaaagatagaagaagaagaaaaaactagtTTGTTTCTATTAAAACAAAGGAATAGTAAAAGTAGAACCAAGACATAACAAAGTTGCATAACAaagaagacgaagaaaaaaagttaaagtgaTAATTTTATACAACAGTGGaccttttattttagattacCAATGCATATAGCatcaaatatcatatttaatataaaactggtcccttttattttagatCACCAATGCAAAATTTCCCATTTTATATCATATCAACTTATTTCTTGTGTGTACTTTAAATGTTCAACCACATGACTCGACACACAACAATTGTAATTAACACAAATTTGGCCCTTAAATACCCATAACACAAATCTACATGAAAGCCAAACCCTTCCTCATAATTTCCAActtgttataattaaattaccaTCTTAATCTACATGAAAGCCAAACCCTTCATCTTAACTTTCACAACTCACAAAAACAACtttgtttagaatttttcCAACTTTAATGGCGGTTGGTTTTGaatattgaacaaaaaatgtgattataagggaaaaaatggacttaaaagaaatcagTTTAAGAGCTGAAAAGAAAGTGGAGACAAGATTGATGGAAGTTATGTATTAATAGTCCTACATGAGTGGCAATGCTATCACACTATttggtaaaataataataatgatgatgataataataacaataaattacaTCTTCATTTATAGTGGAACTTCAAGTCAACATTCTTGGGAAGTTGCCCATAGAGCTTTTGAAATGGTCCAAGCAGCTCCCAAAAGAATTGGCTCTGAGGAACAGTAAGTTCATTAATATGCTCCAAAATTACAATTTGGCTGGtaaccttccatttttttctggTGTTTTGAGGCCCCTTTGAGATCCAACCAACAGCTCTCATGTATGGTTGTAGCAGAAACAAACTAGTCTGTACTGAGATATTCCAAGCCAAGCCGGGCTAACCGGTTCACGACACCTTTGCTAGCGATCGGCTTGACACGCCGTGCAATAACTTGACAAATCCAAGGAAGCTTAGCTTCCCATCTGTGTGCCTGATCCAATCTTGAAGAACAACGTGGAGCGGGATGGCTGGTCCAAGACCCAGTTCCTGTACGGTTTGGGAGAAGATAAAACCAATGTTCTTTTGTTACAATTTGGCTAACAAGAGATAAATAGGAAGGGAAAACATTTCAGGAGAAAAAAAGGCAACTAAGAATGACACGGTTTGCAAATATTGTGAAAGTGAATAGGGATGTTTCAGCTTACAGAAGCAAGCTCTTCTATGACGATTGCCCGATTTCCATTTTTCTCGAAAATTTCGTATGCACAACGAGCATGTTGTTCCCACCGGTCAAGTGCTTCTAGCTGATGGATGCTCAATGCAGCGGCACAGAATTCGTCAAAATCCATTCCTCTGTATTGAAGTGTATTTAACTGAAATGGAAAAGGTCCCTATTTAGTAGACAGTAGGAACTGTACAACATTTGTAAGAATGCATAAATTCAGCTTATGGCACAGGGGGAAAAGTAGCAAAACGTTACATTTGCAAGAAAATCAAGCGTACGAGACTCGTTCATGGCATCGGTTGCATGTTTCGCGAGACCCTGTTGAAAACAAGAATCCAACAATAAATTCCAccattcattttgttttcctgtATGTGTGTGCACATGTGcaagggagagagaaagaacCAACCATCTTAATAGTTTCCAAAGtaataaaaccatttttatttggcTCCAACAGTTCGAACTGTTCTTTTAAATAAGAGAGCTCATCTACCGTCAATGTCTTGGATACAGCCTGCAAAATAGTACGCATTAAGAATTTGgtcaattaaagaaaaaacaaaaacaggaAAGAACAGGAAACATTCATAATGTAAACTAAGGGGAGAAAAAGGCATTTCcctttttataataaaaacacaagTACGCACCCGCAAAGCAGCCTTACGCAAGGATGATGACCGCATATATATTCTCATGACCTTGAATATTAAGATATCAATAGGAACTTTTGCACCCTTGTGATTACGGATCCAAGGATGACCTGCAAAGTAATCGTTGCAGGAGACTTAGGACATTAAGCAAGTCAACGTTATACGAGGAAAAGGCTGAAGGGAGGAGTTTACTTAATGCTTGGGCAGCTGTCAATCGTTTGCGTGGATCCTTGTTTAACAGTCGCTTGACAAAGTCCTTTGCTTCAAAAGATAATGAAGGCCATGGACCTTCATCAAAACTTAGATCGGCTTTCAAAACTGCTCGAAAAATTCCGGACTCTGTCCTGGCCCAAAATGGACGGCTACCACATAAAAGAATGTATGCAATCACCCCTATACTCCACACATCGGCCTCTGTACCATAAGATCTATGCAGAACTTCGGGTGCCACATAGTAGGCACTTCCAACTATGTCATTAAGTCTTTCATctataattaacaattatattaattaagagCACCATCTAGTACTTGAGGAATCAACAGAAAAAACATGGAAAATAAGAAGAACCTGGTTTGACGAAATCAGACAAGCCAAAGTCTATGGCTTTCAACTGTGCGTTCTCGTCTTTAGATGTATACAAGAAGTtctggaaaaaaatgaactatTAGAATGAGAACTGCACAATGAAATATACATCGTGACCTTTTATCTACAATTgactacaagaaaatgaaaagatggaACCTAGATAACAGCCACAACACTAGAGAGAGACAGATGAGAAtggaaaaagaacaaaaaaacacttccatatttttcatataggagaaaattattttgatgatatgaagaaagagattcccagaaaagaaacaaaacctaaacatttgaaaactttcCCATAGTCTAAGtataaactttcaacttttttaccaGTTTTCGACAGAGGAGAAAATATGTAAGCAAAAGAGAAATAGAGTGTTTAGAGGGTTAGATAAGTAGCCTACTGATATTTTGACCATATTAggtttcttgtttctctttgagcttcaaatttgaaaaagttcGGAAACTATAGAAGGGTCCCTTTTTTGTGGGCTTAGTTTGtgtatatacacatatatcaGTAATCTGGTTCCCTAAGAAGGAGCTTTGCAACTGATACAGTTTCTAACTTTCTACATTTCCAGTTGTTTGGCGAGGGCTCATATATGGGAAGACATTGAACAAGCCTCTAGAGTGACTGATTTTCACGCAACGCTCTCAAGGTTGACTGAGCTGTTGTGGCTAAAagtattcaataaaaaatccCATGCCATTATCAATTAAATGTACGTTAAAagttttgagaatatgattAACCTCAGGTTTCAGATCTCGGTGCACAACGCCTTGAAGATGACAAAATGCAACGACAGTCAATATCTGAACCATGACGGCTTTTGCGTCTTCTTCTGAGTACTTTCCACCTCTAAAGAATGTCATTACAATCTATATTAGAGACAAACAGTGCAAGTCTAAGAGATTAAAAAACCTACTTAAGAAATGTTAATATTTGTTACCAAAATTACCACCTTGAAAGTATTCTATCTAGAAGTTCTCCTCCTTCGCACAACCTGAATGTCCACGGAAGTCATTGTACTTTATTAGTTTAGGATGTTGCATGTGAGTAATGACTGTGATTGTAAAATAAAGACCATGGCCTAAAGGGCATAGGATTGTTCGCATGATTCAAAAGATGCATACCCTATTGAGAATCTATGAggaaataattttgaatcgttgtttattaattatctgCATATTGAGTTACAAGATATGAGTAAAGAATAAGTCGGAGTTCCAAGCTTACTCCATTACAATGTAGACATTATCGTGGTCTTCAAATGCATCGTAGAATTGTACGAGATTAGTACGCCCGGTCAAAGCTCGCAATATTTTTACTTCCCTTCTCACATCCTCAATTGCAATAGCTGTTGTCATCTGGCAATTACAAAGAGCAAAGTTTCTAAGTTATGGAAGTGAAAGTATGAAAGCGAGAAAGTATCAAATGAACATTatcaaggagaagaagaagagaaagaatttAACAATCCAACAAGTTAAAGAAAGCCTCAGCTAGCCTTGCATTTTGTTGTAACAAAGTATATTTAGCCATCCTTCCGCTTATTCAAAATGGTGAAGTCAGATTTCCAATCGTAATTCcttaaatgagagagagagagagagagaggccAAACAATGGATTGGAAGCAATAGAAGCTAACATTGAAAAGCTTAAGTGAATAGTGCACAAAGCTATAAAAACATTGACgctcaaataaaaatagtgCATTAACATCGCTTAGAATTTAAGAATTACAATTATGATCCCGAAAGCATTAAAGGATAAACACCAAAGAACAAGACGAAGGTATAGAATGAAGCATGATAAATTTCTGGTAGGAACAAGACTAAAGGTTCATATATCCATAAATATAGTTAGAGCTTATAGTTACTCCTCTCAATGGAAAAGAAATCATGACATGCACAAACTTGATTCTGTACTAGGCATGTACTCACAGTAGATCCTAGGTTCGGGGTGTCACTGAAGCCAAGCTAGTGGCAACAGTTACACAAACACTTTCTTCTTTAGATGTATCCTAAAATTGATCTTCTCACACGCCGtcggataaaaaaaaatatgaccCTCCTGAACATGTTAAATGTGCATCCTCCAATAAAGGGAGCAATTAATGGGCAATGAAATCTGAACACTGAACAAAAAACTAGCAAATGACAGCTCCAAAGAGTCAAGACAGCTCAGTGCTCACCGAATTCAAGTTTCTGATGTATGGACATCAGAGTATGACAAAATCAAAGTAAcagtaaaaaaacaaacaaacaaacataaacattaaattattgtaaatatacaTAACTTTTTCGTATTTGATGACTCAGAAGAATCAACACTACCCAGCTCAAGTTTCTGTCATGAGTCACTAAAATGAATGAACACCAACAATCATAGAATATACATAATTCAttcacattttctaaaatctcAAGTATGATGATTAGTTGAAGACACGTTTCAGCTTCTTTCAACCATTTAATatcatttgaaaaatcaacTTCAACCCAAATATGCAGCAAACCTATGCCAACTGAACACACTCCCCACatgtttagaagaaaaaaatgatgcaCATCCACACCATGCATaatgaatttagaaaatgaaacttAAAATGACATCTACTCCatgtttagaagaaaaaaaaaacgatgcACATCCGCACCATGCATaatgaatttagaaaataaaacttaagaTTACATCTACTTGACCATggaaagttctttatttactATAAGATCACCATCCTGTCAATGAAATTTCTATCAAAATGCTTTTCATCTGTGCAGTCCGTTAAATTTTCTTCGGTCAAAAAGAACCTGATACTATATTACAGATATCTAATAACTGAAATCAACTCTGCTGTCCATCTAATTCCTGTAGCAGAAGCGAAAACTGGCAAAAGGTTTGGTCTGTTTGAGTGAACTGAAAGGTCGCTTGAGAAGTCTAGTGTGACAAGAACCCATTGGAGGCCAAGAACCTTCTCAAATACTTACTTGACATCGatcaaattctaaacaaaatcACATTTCAAACAGTAAAAAGTTCCATTCCTAGAAAATCCGGGAGAAACATTGGTCTCAAGTTGgaagtttaatattatttctagAGTAAAACATAGAAGAATTGCCGtctaaagaaacaaacaatattTCCTTGATAGTGTTTGAAACAGTAGAAAACCAAATATGGGCTCCTCTGGCGGGCCCATATAGTTCTCGTCGTTGACTTCAAAGATAAGAAAAGCCATACAAGCTGACCCCTTTACGCGTCTGCCGCACAAAATCTCAATTGCAGAAGTTTTCAAGATAAAGTAAGCTTAATATTTAATTCCCTAAATACATTAATCAGCCAGAAACTGTTGAACACTTTACTGTGTGAACATGATCTTTATATGGAAAACTACCCAAGAGGAAAATTCGAAACcaaactctaaattttaacAGAAAGATCGAATGAGCATGGCAAATCTCAAGAAACTCTGCTAACTTGCAGATTTAGAGACGGGTGGAGAAGAAACTCAACCAGAATTAGCTTCTCCAAGCAGAAAAACAAGTGGGTTATGATTCAAACGATTATCCTAATCCAAAAATAAGAAGTCCCCACCAATTCCCAAGAATCAGACACCCAAATTCACAggaatttgaaagaaaatgggaaattcaaaattgaaattaaacgAACCTTAGCTTTAGGAATAACTTTAACAGCAACTTGTTGACCCTTATGCTCGCCTTTCTTGAACTTAGCAGAACAGGTATACCCAAAATGCCCTCTACCCACCTCCTCCCCAACCTCCAATCGACTCGTAAGCTCTTTCGAGAACCCAAATCTCTTATCCAATTCGATCCCACTTTCCTCGTCGCCTTCCTCCGGAATCGCCGCAGTAGAACCCGCTTTCTTTCCAAGCCGCCGCGCAAGCACCGCCCTAATATGCTTCGCCGGAGAAGGAGGAGCAAACGACCGCCGGAAGAATCTACCAGGGGTCCTACCAGGAGTTGAGGTAGCACTCTCAGGTCCACCCCCAGGTAACGGCGAGTTCTGACTCTTCTTCTTCGAAAAATAAGGAGATGGACTAGGactaaagaaaggaaaaaacgGTGACTGTTTACCGGCGACAAGATCATCTTTCCGGTGAGGAGTAGGAGCTGATTTAGGAGTGTGAGATGGATCAATCCGGCCATCTGGGTCTCTCGGAGCATACGGATTTGGCTTCGGTGGTGGCTTTGAAGTACATATACCCATCGCAAAAGTCGAAAATTAGTGAAATCACCGATCAGCAAAGAACCCCTTTAAGCTGCAACTGTTCTGTGTACCAGTAGTGTAAACCAACGGCATAGTATGAGGGAAATGGAGGAAATAGGAagaggagagaaagaaaaaaaaatggaggggGTTGTTAAAGGGATTTGTTGCAAAGTTTttgagagaaggaagaaggaaaaagaaagagaggaggATGAACTGAAAGAACTGATGAAGTGAGCCATCTAAGCTGTACATCTTCATAGCTAACTGGCCACGTGTCAGGCACATGATATTTTTctcccatttttttaaatttttttaacttttgtgtttcttttttcttttcaatcgttcaaatatttttctaccaaatattaataaaaaaaagacgaAGGTTTAGTTAGTGATACCATCTTATCTAATCAACATGACATCCTaattctctttatttatttaattaaatacgTTTAATAACTagtttttaattcttaaatttgtttcacaaaagttaaaaaattaattcttagaaacaaaattatctaTTAAGTTAGTATTTAATAgattcttaaaaaagaataatagatTCTTAAGCTTTTCtctaaaaagaacaaagattcttaagctttaaaaaaatgcctcatctttaattttatttttattttctatttttatatgtattatttcttttttagaacaaaatacTTAGACTGTGtccaaattttaagaattttttttattttttatttttaaaacttgatttacttttataaaaatatttttagaaagtgAATTACAAACATAGAAATTATGGGTAGAAGAtgtttatagatttaatttttaaaaaattaaaggttataagctttcaaaatttctaaattttgtgtttaatttaacattttttaccCATCCTACCCTTTCTagttataaattgaaaattttagagttCATGTaatgttattgaaaatttttaatacgaatatacaaaattgaaagataaaggatttattaattattcttttataaacccaacacaaaaattaaaaattaaaacacgtattataattttttaaaattttaaaataaaatagacaCAAAATCAAGAATTTAGAAGAACTTTAAccttataaacaaaaacaacataacATATCTTTTACTGGTTAGGTCAAATTTTAgtcaataattataaatatcatattgATAACCTAGTCATAAGAAAATGTAGAGTTTAGTTATAactcaataaaaatatatagacgTGGGTAGAAATTGAatcttcaaactttaaataaggtagttgatgttttattcattaaacTCGTgtagtgtttaaattttgatattgaatttgaatactttatttatttgggttAGGTTaggtaaaaatatatttttaccttTAGGTATGAACATTAATTCAATGTTAGTTTGAATAATACTTTATTGATAACTTATACGCGTTGGAGTAGCATTcattgaataaaaagaaaagaaaaagagaaaagttgttttgagaaactatattaatatattaaaaacttaaaaataggAAATTAAGGGGGTGAatgtaatgtaaaaaaaaggataatattaattaaaggaaataaaaagaagtttgaagat
Coding sequences within:
- the LOC101208203 gene encoding CDPK-related kinase 5; its protein translation is MGICTSKPPPKPNPYAPRDPDGRIDPSHTPKSAPTPHRKDDLVAGKQSPFFPFFSPSPSPYFSKKKSQNSPLPGGGPESATSTPGRTPGRFFRRSFAPPSPAKHIRAVLARRLGKKAGSTAAIPEEGDEESGIELDKRFGFSKELTSRLEVGEEVGRGHFGYTCSAKFKKGEHKGQQVAVKVIPKAKMTTAIAIEDVRREVKILRALTGRTNLVQFYDAFEDHDNVYIVMELCEGGELLDRILSRGGKYSEEDAKAVMVQILTVVAFCHLQGVVHRDLKPENFLYTSKDENAQLKAIDFGLSDFVKPDERLNDIVGSAYYVAPEVLHRSYGTEADVWSIGVIAYILLCGSRPFWARTESGIFRAVLKADLSFDEGPWPSLSFEAKDFVKRLLNKDPRKRLTAAQALSHPWIRNHKGAKVPIDILIFKVMRIYMRSSSLRKAALRAVSKTLTVDELSYLKEQFELLEPNKNGFITLETIKMGLAKHATDAMNESRTLDFLANLNTLQYRGMDFDEFCAAALSIHQLEALDRWEQHARCAYEIFEKNGNRAIVIEELASELGLGPAIPLHVVLQDWIRHTDGKLSFLGFVKLLHGVSSRSLAKVS